In a genomic window of Streptomyces sp. BHT-5-2:
- a CDS encoding MFS transporter, giving the protein MLVALDGTVLLVAQPGLQRDLGASLAQVQWTSTGYLLAVASLLVVAGRLGDRYGHGRLLFAGVLGFGAASAGIALAPSIGWVIGLRAAQGVFGALLQPATLALLRMTYPADRLGTPVAVRTSAIAVAAGAGPLLGGVLVAHLGWRSVFWINAPLALLIAALTLVVRAPAPPSPARSERLDLIGTTVLTAMLVVLVHTLAGVPAHGWTAAPTLLGLVAVVGLAVVLVRHERRIAYPVVPPVVARSVPVTASMAILLAGSAGLFGALFTATFYLQDVLRLDPLASGLRVLPLTALMVLGAPAAGRALRRYGPRSTATTGIALLALGIAELSRLGPDSAWTATGLTFAVMGTGFATVMVTATGTVVGDAPPGYAGVVSGLKQTAMNIGPTLGIALAASATGPSAHGSPATTATAFAPAMGLALLVLAGCAALGLLPASLLPRHASAPARA; this is encoded by the coding sequence ATGCTCGTCGCGCTGGACGGCACGGTGCTGCTGGTGGCACAACCCGGTCTGCAGCGCGATCTCGGCGCGAGCCTGGCGCAGGTCCAGTGGACGAGCACCGGCTATCTGCTCGCGGTGGCCTCGCTCCTCGTCGTCGCCGGACGGCTCGGGGACCGGTACGGACACGGGCGGCTGCTGTTTGCCGGCGTGCTCGGCTTCGGAGCCGCCTCGGCCGGTATCGCACTCGCGCCGTCGATCGGCTGGGTGATCGGACTGCGCGCCGCACAGGGCGTGTTCGGCGCGCTGCTCCAACCGGCAACCCTGGCGTTGTTGCGAATGACCTATCCAGCGGACCGACTCGGTACGCCGGTCGCCGTCCGCACCAGCGCGATCGCGGTGGCCGCGGGAGCCGGTCCGCTCCTCGGGGGCGTCCTGGTCGCGCATCTGGGCTGGCGTTCGGTGTTCTGGATCAACGCTCCCCTCGCGCTCCTGATCGCCGCACTCACCCTGGTCGTACGGGCACCGGCACCGCCCTCCCCCGCCCGTTCGGAGCGGCTCGACCTCATCGGTACCACCGTCCTGACCGCCATGCTGGTGGTGCTGGTGCACACCCTGGCCGGGGTGCCGGCACATGGCTGGACCGCCGCGCCGACCCTGCTCGGGCTCGTCGCCGTCGTGGGCCTCGCCGTCGTCCTGGTCCGCCACGAACGCCGAATCGCGTACCCGGTCGTACCACCCGTCGTGGCGCGGTCCGTCCCGGTCACCGCGTCCATGGCCATCCTGTTGGCCGGCTCCGCCGGCCTGTTCGGCGCACTGTTCACGGCCACGTTCTATCTGCAGGACGTACTGCGCCTGGATCCGCTCGCCAGCGGTCTGCGCGTCCTGCCGCTGACCGCGCTGATGGTCCTCGGCGCGCCCGCCGCCGGCCGCGCACTGCGCCGATACGGTCCGCGCAGCACCGCGACCACGGGCATAGCCCTGCTCGCCCTCGGCATCGCGGAACTGTCCCGGCTCGGTCCGGACAGTGCCTGGACGGCGACGGGGCTGACGTTCGCCGTGATGGGCACGGGATTCGCCACCGTGATGGTCACCGCCACCGGGACCGTCGTCGGTGACGCGCCGCCCGGATACGCCGGGGTCGTCAGCGGGCTCAAACAGACCGCCATGAACATCGGCCCGACGCTCGGCATCGCCCTGGCCGCCAGCGCGACCGGACCGTCCGCACACGGCTCCCCCGCCACCACGGCCACGGCATTCGCCCCGGCCATGGGCCTGGCCCTGCTGGTCCTGGCCGGATGCGCGGCGCTCGGCCTCCTGCCTGCCTCGCTGCTGCCCCGGCATGCGAGCGCCCCGGCGAGAGCCTGA
- a CDS encoding tetratricopeptide repeat protein, whose product MTTDAHPLHTPEEIRRALREIDSQPNGPARNARAEQLVALAETTDDRALLLDALLQLVTSYQFSSESGRALVPFARLLRMWDERPEDFGGPALHRLHWQFKWMVYGLVGNPDIPLVSVRRWLPDMERHYRLAGHSPRPVRAAEFYLAQHIGDEAAAVRLLTEWNAADRDRMSDCLACELNEQGEWHAESGDDERALDAWAPVLNGEQSCAEQPHHILALSLLPLLRLGRFDEARRNHLRGYRLARGNGSLVPAIARHVEFCALTGNEARGLEILAEHATYLDMADEPLSRLQMQGAAALLLRRLVELGHADRPVPMPGAALVTTEQLLTRTRDAAHDLARRFDLRNGTDRVGTWLADRLAQTPLTDRLPLGVGGARLATGARTGSPAAASAPVPAPPAGTRHADALPDAGTDDVDALLAEAQRRTAAQHPEARAAWRAVAVAAERTGTALDARARAEVADHAGMDAFADPDTAVALFHEAAERYEEAGDAGESLASLARAAHATAVGGHLVEGLAELDALAVKLSTLHAEGRATARQLTGVRLAAVRVRLGTLHRAPDPEAAADALADELRALLALAEEHRAEDPRMPSRIADAASLLGRLLAGRGELPHAAELYGRAVELYHEAAVPWLAADTEARLAELFLASGRPQQAVQAARAALDHGAELFAPMGFARLHLLLAEALAATGQDDNDVAAHALEATHWADASEEADEGDGLGAWAGLLLGGALLRLRRFDEAAAVLESALPALREHHQEGQVVQAHWWLGECLAVLGEPRQAGEHFLLAADIAKGWEEQRDHAVLAHLAADALNRAGFDEQAAAAYARAEELWLGLDRPDSAARAVRARAWLLLRDSDSGLPAARDLMARAVRILADAVAGVPEDADGSGGADDADGADGVHDDRRAELRSELAGTHRQTGELLVRACESEPGEEDQDGSARAAYEAALVHLERALEVYAALGGSARHDHSGTRLMAAWLEADLGRTSAAAARARSVLDDYADHGDEEGAAAADIDTDANVDADADADADADAGVGAHADVDGDLARRRRAEAQALLDHVA is encoded by the coding sequence ATGACGACCGACGCCCACCCGCTCCACACGCCCGAGGAGATCCGCCGCGCCCTGCGGGAGATCGACTCCCAACCCAACGGGCCGGCCCGCAACGCCCGGGCCGAACAACTCGTCGCCCTCGCCGAGACCACCGACGACCGGGCGCTGCTGCTGGACGCGCTGCTGCAACTGGTCACCTCGTACCAGTTCAGCTCGGAGAGCGGCAGGGCACTCGTGCCGTTCGCACGGCTGCTGCGCATGTGGGACGAGCGCCCCGAGGACTTCGGCGGTCCGGCCCTGCACCGGCTGCACTGGCAGTTCAAGTGGATGGTGTACGGGTTGGTCGGCAACCCGGACATCCCGCTGGTGTCCGTGCGCCGCTGGCTGCCGGACATGGAGCGGCACTACCGCCTCGCCGGGCACTCGCCGCGCCCCGTCCGCGCGGCCGAGTTCTACCTTGCCCAGCACATCGGGGACGAGGCGGCGGCCGTCCGGCTGCTCACGGAGTGGAACGCCGCCGACCGCGACCGCATGAGCGACTGCCTGGCCTGCGAACTCAACGAACAGGGCGAGTGGCACGCCGAGTCGGGGGACGACGAGCGCGCCCTCGACGCCTGGGCACCCGTGCTGAACGGCGAGCAGTCCTGTGCGGAGCAGCCGCACCACATCCTCGCCCTGTCCCTGCTCCCGCTGCTGCGACTGGGACGCTTCGACGAGGCGCGCCGCAACCACCTCCGCGGCTACCGCCTGGCCCGCGGCAACGGCAGCCTGGTACCGGCCATCGCCCGCCACGTCGAATTCTGCGCACTGACCGGCAACGAGGCCCGCGGCCTGGAGATCCTCGCCGAGCACGCGACGTACCTCGACATGGCGGACGAACCGCTCTCCCGGCTCCAGATGCAGGGCGCCGCCGCCCTGCTGCTGCGCCGCCTGGTGGAACTGGGCCACGCCGACCGCCCCGTACCGATGCCCGGCGCCGCCCTCGTCACCACGGAACAGCTCCTGACCCGCACCCGGGACGCGGCCCACGACCTCGCCCGCCGCTTCGACCTGCGCAACGGCACCGACCGGGTGGGCACCTGGCTGGCCGACCGGCTGGCCCAGACCCCGCTCACCGACCGGCTCCCGCTCGGCGTGGGCGGCGCCCGGCTCGCCACGGGCGCCCGCACCGGCTCCCCTGCGGCGGCCTCCGCGCCCGTTCCGGCGCCGCCGGCCGGCACCCGGCACGCCGACGCACTGCCGGACGCCGGCACCGACGACGTCGACGCACTGCTGGCGGAGGCCCAGCGGCGTACCGCGGCGCAGCATCCCGAGGCCCGTGCCGCCTGGCGGGCGGTCGCCGTGGCGGCCGAGCGCACCGGCACCGCACTGGACGCGCGCGCCCGCGCCGAGGTGGCCGACCACGCCGGTATGGACGCCTTCGCCGATCCGGACACCGCCGTCGCGCTGTTCCACGAGGCCGCCGAGCGGTACGAGGAGGCGGGCGACGCCGGCGAGAGCCTGGCCAGTCTGGCGCGGGCCGCCCACGCCACGGCAGTCGGCGGGCACCTGGTGGAAGGTCTGGCCGAACTCGACGCGCTGGCTGTGAAGTTGAGCACCCTGCATGCCGAGGGCCGGGCCACGGCCCGTCAGCTCACCGGCGTGCGGCTGGCCGCCGTCCGCGTCCGTCTGGGCACCCTGCACCGAGCGCCGGATCCCGAGGCGGCCGCGGACGCCCTCGCGGACGAACTCCGTGCGCTGCTCGCCCTCGCCGAGGAACACCGCGCCGAGGACCCGCGGATGCCGTCCCGGATCGCCGACGCCGCATCCCTCCTGGGGCGCCTGCTGGCCGGGCGCGGCGAGCTGCCGCACGCCGCTGAGCTGTACGGCCGCGCGGTCGAGCTGTACCACGAGGCCGCCGTCCCATGGCTGGCCGCGGACACCGAGGCCCGACTCGCCGAACTCTTCCTCGCGTCGGGCCGTCCGCAGCAGGCCGTCCAGGCCGCCCGCGCGGCCCTCGACCACGGCGCGGAACTGTTCGCACCGATGGGCTTCGCGCGTCTGCACCTCCTCCTCGCCGAAGCGCTGGCCGCGACAGGGCAGGACGACAACGACGTCGCCGCCCATGCCTTGGAGGCCACCCACTGGGCGGACGCGTCCGAGGAGGCGGACGAGGGCGACGGGCTCGGGGCGTGGGCGGGACTGCTGCTCGGCGGTGCGCTGCTCCGCCTCCGACGGTTCGACGAGGCGGCCGCGGTCCTGGAGAGCGCTCTGCCGGCTCTCCGGGAGCACCATCAGGAAGGCCAAGTGGTGCAGGCCCACTGGTGGTTGGGCGAATGCCTGGCGGTGCTCGGTGAACCCCGGCAGGCCGGCGAACACTTCCTCCTCGCCGCCGACATCGCCAAGGGCTGGGAGGAACAGCGCGACCACGCCGTCCTCGCCCACCTCGCCGCCGACGCCCTGAACCGGGCCGGGTTCGACGAACAGGCCGCCGCTGCGTACGCCCGGGCCGAGGAACTCTGGCTCGGCCTCGACCGTCCCGACAGCGCGGCCCGCGCCGTGCGCGCCCGTGCCTGGCTTCTGCTGCGCGACTCCGACAGCGGGCTGCCGGCCGCCCGGGACCTCATGGCCAGGGCGGTGCGGATCCTCGCGGACGCCGTCGCCGGAGTCCCTGAGGACGCGGACGGTTCCGGCGGGGCGGACGATGCGGACGGCGCGGACGGCGTTCACGACGACCGGCGCGCCGAGCTGCGGTCCGAGCTTGCCGGTACCCACCGGCAGACCGGCGAACTGCTGGTCCGTGCCTGTGAGTCGGAACCGGGGGAGGAGGACCAGGACGGCTCGGCCCGGGCCGCCTACGAGGCCGCCCTCGTCCATCTGGAGCGGGCCCTTGAGGTCTACGCCGCCCTCGGCGGCTCCGCCCGCCACGACCACAGCGGCACCCGGCTGATGGCCGCCTGGCTGGAGGCCGATCTCGGCCGCACCTCCGCGGCAGCCGCCCGCGCCCGGTCCGTCCTGGACGACTACGCCGACCACGGCGACGAGGAGGGCGCGGCCGCCGCCGACATCGACACCGATGCCAACGTCGATGCCGATGCCGATGCCGATGCCGATGCCGATGCCGGTGTCGGCGCTCATGCCGATGTCGATGGGGACCTTGCCAGGCGTCGTCGTGCGGAGGCGCAAGCCCTGCTCGACCACGTCGCCTAG
- a CDS encoding helix-turn-helix transcriptional regulator, with product MPDEEGHPELMEMELGRVLSALADPLRRRVVRELAAGPDGEARTCSSFALPVGKATVTHHFRTLREAGLIRQVDRGNSRMATLRRADVEQRFPGLLALLVAEGVAASDAT from the coding sequence ATGCCCGACGAGGAGGGGCACCCCGAGCTGATGGAGATGGAACTCGGCAGGGTCCTCTCGGCGTTGGCCGACCCCCTGCGGCGACGCGTGGTGCGGGAACTGGCGGCCGGGCCCGACGGCGAGGCCCGTACCTGTAGTTCCTTCGCGCTGCCGGTGGGCAAGGCGACGGTCACCCATCACTTCCGCACGCTGCGCGAGGCGGGGCTGATCCGCCAGGTCGACCGGGGCAACAGCCGTATGGCGACGCTCCGTCGGGCCGATGTCGAGCAGCGGTTTCCGGGCCTGCTGGCGCTCCTCGTGGCCGAGGGCGTCGCCGCTTCCGACGCGACCTGA
- a CDS encoding NAD-dependent epimerase/dehydratase family protein, whose translation MRALGQEQAVGSTLGLARRPCRLSIAKAAWACVDVADPQDNLESHFRGADAVVHLAWLFQPTHDPATTWETNVLGSLRVFDAVARSGVPALIHASSVGAYSPGPKDRYVDESWPTHGWPEAAYCREKAYLERVLDAFEERHPDIRVVRMRPGFLFKREAASEQRRLIAGPLVPQRLVRPSLIPIVPDLPDLRFQALHTDDAADAYRRAVVREVRGAFNLAADPVIDGSRLADLLAARAVRLPQRPVRDAVAAAWRLHLVPASPELFDAVLRLPLLDTARARTELEWTPRYGAVEALDEFLHGLRDMAGMDTAPLAARLPGGRLRELATGVGQRP comes from the coding sequence GGTGGGTTCCACCCTCGGCCTGGCCCGCCGGCCCTGTCGCCTGTCGATCGCCAAGGCCGCCTGGGCCTGCGTGGACGTGGCGGATCCGCAGGACAATCTGGAATCCCACTTCCGGGGCGCGGACGCGGTGGTCCACCTGGCCTGGCTGTTCCAACCCACCCACGACCCGGCCACCACGTGGGAGACCAATGTGCTGGGCAGTCTGCGGGTCTTCGACGCGGTGGCGCGCAGCGGTGTGCCCGCCCTGATCCACGCTTCCTCGGTGGGCGCCTACAGCCCCGGACCGAAGGACCGCTACGTCGACGAGTCCTGGCCCACTCACGGCTGGCCGGAGGCGGCCTACTGCCGGGAGAAGGCGTACCTGGAGCGGGTCCTGGACGCCTTCGAGGAACGCCACCCCGATATCCGGGTGGTCCGTATGCGCCCGGGCTTCCTCTTCAAACGGGAGGCGGCCTCCGAACAGCGCCGGCTCATCGCGGGCCCGTTGGTGCCGCAGCGACTGGTCCGGCCGTCCTTGATACCGATCGTCCCCGACCTCCCCGACCTGCGGTTCCAGGCACTGCACACGGACGACGCGGCCGACGCCTACCGTCGTGCGGTGGTCCGCGAGGTGCGGGGCGCCTTCAATCTGGCCGCCGACCCGGTCATCGACGGCTCCCGGCTCGCCGACCTGCTGGCCGCCCGCGCCGTACGGCTGCCCCAGCGGCCGGTGCGCGACGCGGTGGCGGCTGCCTGGCGGCTGCACCTCGTGCCGGCCTCTCCCGAATTGTTCGACGCGGTACTGCGTCTGCCGCTGCTGGACACGGCCCGCGCCCGCACGGAACTGGAGTGGACCCCGCGCTACGGCGCCGTCGAAGCCCTCGACGAGTTCCTGCACGGGCTCAGGGACATGGCAGGCATGGACACCGCCCCCCTGGCCGCGCGGCTGCCGGGCGGCCGGCTCCGCGAACTGGCCACCGGAGTGGGACAACGCCCCTGA
- a CDS encoding carboxymuconolactone decarboxylase family protein, which translates to MEARLNPMTSPVAAKAMKHLIAAGKALAESTVPAATRELMMLRASQINGCAGCIDMHTKEAAAAGETAVRLNLVVAWREATVFTDAERAALELAEQGTRIADAAGGVPDEVWANAAKYYDEDQLSDLVVQIAVINAFNRGNVITQQPAGNYQAGQIH; encoded by the coding sequence ATGGAAGCTCGCCTGAACCCCATGACCAGCCCGGTTGCCGCGAAGGCCATGAAGCACCTGATCGCCGCGGGCAAGGCGCTCGCAGAGTCGACGGTCCCGGCCGCCACGCGCGAGCTGATGATGCTCCGCGCCAGTCAGATCAATGGTTGTGCCGGGTGCATCGACATGCACACCAAGGAGGCCGCCGCGGCCGGGGAGACCGCGGTGCGGCTCAACCTCGTCGTGGCCTGGCGCGAGGCCACGGTCTTCACCGACGCCGAGCGCGCCGCGCTGGAGCTGGCGGAACAGGGCACCCGCATCGCGGACGCGGCCGGCGGTGTCCCGGACGAGGTGTGGGCGAACGCCGCCAAGTACTACGACGAGGACCAGCTCTCCGACCTGGTCGTGCAGATCGCCGTCATCAACGCCTTCAACCGTGGAAACGTCATCACCCAGCAGCCGGCCGGCAACTACCAGGCGGGTCAGATCCACTGA
- a CDS encoding TetR/AcrR family transcriptional regulator produces MHTESSLRERLIDVGVDLVLSEGSAALGLREIARRAGVSHGAPRRHFPTHHALLSAIARRGFADLGERFTAALAEATTPRAQLQALARTYVGYALERRGMFELMFRHDLLDSEQQHTSDQPRLRESTLPLFDRMVTLVDRCRAEKDATQLPDSAGELATLAPSVTTAVLWSNLHGMAQLWAWGSLQLALGNARLPGDTSQQGGRLDQLQQPDQSDQLDRLVAAVLDTHLGPVRT; encoded by the coding sequence ATGCACACTGAGAGCTCCCTGCGGGAGCGGTTGATCGACGTCGGAGTGGACCTCGTGCTGTCCGAGGGCTCCGCGGCACTGGGGCTGCGCGAGATCGCCCGCCGGGCCGGGGTGTCGCACGGAGCGCCGCGCCGACACTTCCCCACGCACCACGCCCTGCTCTCCGCGATCGCCCGTCGCGGCTTCGCGGACCTCGGGGAACGGTTCACGGCCGCCCTCGCCGAAGCGACCACTCCACGGGCCCAGTTGCAGGCTCTCGCGCGAACGTACGTCGGGTACGCGCTGGAGCGCCGAGGCATGTTCGAGCTGATGTTCCGTCACGATCTGCTCGACAGCGAGCAGCAGCACACCTCGGACCAGCCGCGACTGCGCGAGTCGACCCTGCCGCTGTTCGACCGCATGGTCACCCTTGTCGACAGATGCCGGGCGGAGAAGGATGCCACGCAACTGCCGGACAGTGCGGGCGAGTTGGCGACCCTGGCACCCTCCGTCACGACCGCCGTCCTGTGGTCGAACCTGCACGGCATGGCACAGCTGTGGGCCTGGGGAAGTCTGCAACTCGCCCTGGGGAACGCCCGACTGCCCGGCGATACATCACAGCAAGGCGGCCGACTCGATCAACTCCAACAGCCCGATCAGAGCGATCAGCTCGATCGGCTGGTGGCGGCGGTGCTGGACACACACCTCGGCCCGGTGCGCACGTGA
- a CDS encoding HSP90 family protein, producing the protein MTADHIPHTFQVDLRGLVDLLSHHLYSSPKVYLRELLQNAVDAITARRAEQPDCPARVRITAGAEGLHVADTGVGLTEADVHSLLATIGRSSKRDGLESARADFLGQFGIGLLACFVVAEEIRVVSRSARDASALPVEWTARDDGSYTVRTLPADAHPEPGTTVHLTARPGAAEWLREERVLSLAKDFGSLLPHDVRVGDQPITDRPPVWERRHPNPSARRVALAAHCHQQFGFTPLDAIDLDLPVAGVRGVAYVLPSAVSPAQRAGHRVHLKGMLLTERADELLPDWAFFVRCVIDTDSLRPTASRESLYSDETLAAVREALGARLKDWLTELAAGEPERLAQFLSVHHLGVKSLARHDRDVLTTMLPWLPFDTTDGPLPLAEFARRHPVVHFTRTVEEYRQVAAIAAAQGIGVVNGGYTYDAELVELLPTVRPGTAVAELDADTVTAHLDPVDPAEELALSGFLAAARNKLDPLDCDVVLRTFHPVTVPALHLDDRSARQERARAEEEAQADDLWAGILGSLRGGAPRARLVLNHHNPLVRRIARIGDPDLAGTAAQALYGQALLMAQRPLRPADSALLNRAFLDLLQWATHPESDGQGEAR; encoded by the coding sequence ATGACTGCTGATCACATACCGCACACCTTCCAGGTCGACCTCCGCGGACTGGTGGACCTGCTCTCCCACCACCTGTACTCCAGCCCCAAGGTCTATCTGCGGGAACTGCTGCAGAACGCCGTGGACGCGATCACCGCGCGCCGAGCGGAACAGCCCGACTGCCCGGCCCGCGTGCGGATCACCGCCGGCGCCGAGGGGCTGCACGTGGCGGACACCGGCGTCGGCCTGACGGAGGCCGATGTGCACAGTCTGCTGGCCACCATCGGGCGCAGTTCCAAGCGCGACGGCCTGGAGTCGGCCCGGGCCGACTTCCTCGGCCAGTTCGGCATCGGTCTGTTGGCCTGCTTCGTCGTGGCCGAGGAGATCCGAGTCGTCAGCCGCTCCGCGCGCGATGCCTCGGCACTGCCTGTGGAGTGGACCGCCCGCGACGACGGCTCGTACACCGTGCGGACGCTCCCCGCGGACGCCCATCCGGAACCCGGCACCACGGTGCACCTCACGGCCCGGCCCGGCGCCGCCGAATGGCTGCGCGAGGAGCGGGTACTGAGCCTGGCCAAGGACTTCGGATCGCTGCTGCCGCACGACGTGCGCGTCGGGGACCAGCCGATCACCGACCGCCCGCCTGTCTGGGAGCGCCGCCACCCCAACCCGTCCGCGCGGCGGGTGGCTCTCGCCGCCCACTGCCACCAGCAGTTCGGCTTCACCCCGCTCGACGCCATCGACCTTGACCTCCCGGTCGCGGGCGTCCGCGGCGTCGCCTACGTCCTGCCCTCCGCAGTCAGCCCCGCCCAGCGCGCCGGGCACCGCGTCCACCTCAAGGGCATGCTGCTGACCGAACGGGCCGACGAACTCCTGCCCGACTGGGCGTTCTTCGTCCGCTGCGTCATCGACACGGACAGCCTGCGACCCACCGCCTCGCGGGAGAGCCTGTACTCCGACGAGACCCTCGCGGCCGTGCGCGAAGCCCTCGGCGCGCGCCTGAAGGACTGGCTCACCGAACTGGCGGCGGGCGAGCCCGAACGCCTGGCGCAGTTCCTGTCCGTGCACCACCTCGGTGTGAAGTCGCTGGCCAGGCACGATCGGGACGTGCTCACCACCATGCTGCCCTGGCTGCCGTTCGACACCACGGACGGTCCGCTGCCGCTGGCGGAGTTCGCCCGCCGGCACCCCGTCGTCCACTTCACCCGCACCGTCGAGGAGTACCGGCAGGTCGCCGCGATCGCCGCCGCCCAGGGCATCGGCGTCGTCAACGGCGGCTACACCTACGATGCCGAACTGGTGGAGCTGCTGCCGACGGTACGGCCCGGCACCGCGGTCGCCGAACTCGACGCCGACACCGTCACCGCCCACCTCGACCCGGTGGATCCCGCCGAGGAACTGGCCCTGTCCGGATTCCTCGCCGCAGCCCGGAACAAGCTCGACCCGCTCGACTGCGACGTCGTCCTGCGCACCTTCCACCCGGTGACCGTCCCCGCCCTCCACCTCGACGACCGCTCCGCCCGTCAGGAGCGGGCCCGCGCCGAGGAAGAGGCCCAGGCGGACGACCTGTGGGCCGGCATCCTCGGCAGCCTGCGCGGCGGCGCACCGCGCGCCAGGCTCGTCCTCAACCACCACAACCCGCTGGTCCGCAGGATCGCCCGGATCGGCGATCCGGACCTCGCCGGCACCGCCGCCCAGGCGCTCTACGGCCAGGCGCTGCTGATGGCCCAACGCCCGCTGCGGCCCGCCGACTCGGCCCTGCTCAACCGTGCCTTCCTGGACCTGCTCCAGTGGGCCACGCACCCCGAATCCGACGGCCAGGGGGAGGCCCGATGA